A window of Pullulanibacillus sp. KACC 23026 genomic DNA:
CTCAATGAATCGTTGCATGATGCTATCAATGCGGCCGCCATAATAGGCTGAAATCCCGCCATAGGCCACACCAATTAAACAGTCACCAATTGAAGCTACCAGAGCAATTATTAAAGAAATTTGAGTTCCTTTCCAGATCCTTGTCCATTGATCACGACCAAGTGAATCTGTCCCGAACCAAAAATTATCTTTTACATGGCTTGCAGCATATTGGTCGGTTCCAGAACCGTCTTTCCCTGTAAATCCTAACCAGCCAAGGCCATGAACCTTAGGAGGCAAGTTTTGCCGCATAAGCGATTGGTCATTGTATCCCCACTTATTCATATGTGGTCCAATTAACGCCATAACCACAATAAATAAGATAACAACAAGACCTACAATTGCTGCTCTATTCTTTGATAAACGAATCCAGGCATCTTTCCAGAAACCGATACTAGGGCGTGAGACTAGATCTTTATCATCAGAAGAGAAATCAGCTGGTGTGAACAAATCTTTTGAAAGTTTATCTTTTTCTACTGTCATTCTGAACGGCCTCCCCCTAGACGTATTCTTGGATCAATGACACCGTATAGCAAATCAACAACTAATACAACAACTAGGAATAATAGTGTGTACATTAAAGTTGTTCCCATAATCATAGGGTAGTCACGCTGTGTAATACAATCAACAAATTCTGCCCCAATTCCTGGGATAGCAAAAATGTTTTCAATAACGAGTGACCCCGTCATGATATTGACCACTAACGGTCCTAAAATGGTGATGATCGGAATCATCGCATTTCGAATCGTATGCTTGAAGATAACAGATGCACTCGTCATCCCTTTAGCCTTTGCTGTTACAATATAATCTTGACCTAAGACATCCAGCATTTCTGTCCTCATAAACCGGGCAATGGTTGCGATAACCCCAACCGCTAATGCAAAGGCTGGCATGATTTGGTACTTAGGACCGCCCCAGAAGGCAATTGGGAGCCATTGAAGCTTAACCCCTATCCAATATTGGAGAAGACCAGCAAAAACGAAAGACGGAATGGATATTCCTATTACCGATATAAAGTTAGAAAGATAATCAGCCCATGAATTTCGCTTTAGTGCGGCAATAATTCCCAGTAAGAGGCCAATAATTGATCCAACGATTACGGCTTCTAAACCAATTAAAGCTGATGGACCGATCTTAGTTGACAATATTTGCGTAACAGGACGCCCGTTTTGAGCAAAGGAAACCCCTAAGTCACCATGGAGCATATTCCCCATATACGTCATAAATTGAACAGGTATTGGATCGTCTAAATGATAGTTATGCTTTAATATTGCTATCTGTTCTGTCGTTAATTTCTGAGAATTAAACGGTGAACCCGGTAATAATTCCATCATGAGGAAAGTGATCGCTGCAATGATGATTAATGTTACGATGAGATAGCCAATTCGACCAGCGATGTATCTAATCAATGTCAACCCTCCTTGTATTTTGAAAAAAAATGTCGAAAGTTCTTTATAAAGCCACTTTATTAGTTTAATAGAAAAACAGTTATCTGACAAGTTTAAATGGAAGGGTTTGCCTTAGCAGTTTTTAGTACATGACTTTTACGCGTTAAATCAAAAGACTATTTGTTGCGTTTTAAAAGGGGTACATGTCAGTTGACATATACCCCTGATTTTACCTTTTATACCTATTAGCAAATTTTAGTGCTTTTTAACTGACATGTATTTGTAGCTGTAATCGAAACCGAATGGGTGCAATTTGAAGTTAACCAAGTATGGTTTAACTAGTGTAGCTCCACCTTGTTGATACATAAGACCGAGTGCACCATCTTGTTGGATTAAGATTTTTTCTGCATCCAACATATCTTGGTCACGTTTCTTAAGGTCGGTTGTATTTTGAGCATCTTTAATTAAAGCATCATATTGCTTATTGGAATAACCCATCTGGTTGTTACCATTACCAGTTGTGAACATATCAAGGAATGTCATTGGATCTTGATAGTCAGGGCCCCAACCAGCTGTAACGATGTCGTATTTCATGCTGGATTCTTTATCAAGCATGACTTTGAACTCCTGTTGGTTAACTGATACAGTCAAACCAGGAAGGTTCGTTTGAAGCTGATCTTGGATATAAGAGATCTCATTTTTATAAGTATCAGTATCATAAGCAAGGATTTCAAGATTAATTTTGCTTACGCCAAGCTCTTTCAAACCTTTTTTCCAGTACTTCTTAGCTTGAGCGAGATCATAATCTTGCAGGCTGCCGTTCTCTTCACGGAAATCTTGACCGTCTTGAGTTTTGTAGAAGCCTTTTGGAACAAGACCCGTTGCGTCAATTGAGCCATCGTTAACAAGTTTGCTTAAGAAAGGTTGACGATCCCAAGCCATTGAAATCGCTTTACGGATATCAGGATTTTTCAAGTACTTGTTTTGCTCATTGAATTTCAAATAATAAACAGAAGTACCAAGTGTTTGATGGAATTCAGGACTTGATTTGTATTTATTTACATAATCACCAGTAAGAACAACTGCGTCGATTTGACCGCCGTTGTAGAGATTGATTTGAGCTTGCTCATCTTTTACAACTTTTTCATTGATTTGGCTAACTTGAACATCTTTAGCATCCCAATAATTTGGGTTCTTTTTGTACGTCCAACCTGCACCAAGCTGCCAGCTCGAAAGAACATATGGACCGTTGTAAACCGCTTTGTCAGCACTTAGGCCGTAGTCTTTGCCTTGAGCTTCCACGAATTTTTGATCTTTTGGATAGAAAGTTGCCATTGCAAATAATGACTTATAGAAAGGAACTTGGTGAGTTAATGTAACTTGAAGCGTGTGATCATCCACTGCTTTAACACCAAGGTCTGTAACAGGCTTTTTGCCAGCCATAATATCTTCAGAATTTAAAACTCCCAAAGTTGGGAAAAGGTAGCTGTAAGTAACGTTTTTCGTTTTTGGATTAACAACGTCTTGCCAAGCATAAACGAAGTCTTTAGCTGTAACTGGGTCGCCGTTGCTCCATTTTGCATTTGGTTGAAGCTTGAACGTGTAAACAGAGTTACCAGCACTGTCCTTAGTGATCGTTGGGTCGCCAACGGCTAAAGCTGGAACTAAGTTATTGTTATCATCGATTGTGTAAAGCCCCTCGTAAACTTGACCAGCGACTTGGAAGGATACTTGGTCGTTAGCTACGGCTGTATCTAACGTTGGAATATCTTCCGTTGTTGCGAAGTTGATTACTTGAGTATAATTTGAATCTGCTGATGAAGAACCTTTATCAGACGATGATTTGTTGTCTGATTTTTTGCTGGATCCACAAGCAGAAAGGACCATACTTAGCGCTAAAACTAGCACAAGTACTAAGGACCATTTTGACTTTCCTCTCATGTTGAGATGACCTCCCTATTTTTATATAGTTAAACGATGAGCAAATTGAAATACTTTTCAGACTTCTATTTGCCCTTCGTTTTCGATTATACAAGTTTCCTAATTCATTTGCATAGCACTTTTTTTAAATAAAATTTAAGATTACTGAAATATTCACTATTTCGCCCATAAAAACGGGACTTTTGTCCTAGTATTCATTACACTAATTTTACCGTTTATTTACATTCAAAAACTTTTTCTAGTAGTATTGACTCAACTCCTATTTAAAGTGATGGTATAATATTCTTTTTTGGTCATACTAATTCTTAGTCGCACGACATGTTTCGGAGGTTTCTTAATAATGAACCAGACTAATTTGAAATGGACACTTTATTCTTTTGCCGGATGTCTATTGTTATCCCTCATTTTCCAGTTTTATATGTATAAAAATGTGTTTAATTTAACAGATCTTATTAACGATTTATTTCTCGCCGGCCTCACTTTCTTTTGCATCGGTGGTTTTATGTTTGTGATTCAAAGCGGTTTTTTTGATGTCCCTGTTAATTCAATTAAGATGTTTTGGAGATCCGTCTCAAAGCTTGGAAGGTGGATCCGTGATAATGAAGGGGATGAGGACCAACCGCTTTATGACTATGGAAAAAGAAAGAGCAGGCATCCTTTTGCCCTCTCCAGTGCGTTAATAGGTTTATTTTTTTGTCTCTTGAGCTTTGCCCTAAGTCTCTCGCTGTAATTGGCGGGAGACTTTTTAAGAACAGGATGTTTTACCAAGTTTACTATTTGTATTTTCCAACAAAATGTTTATAATAATAATTAAATTATTTTTTTGATAATAGAAGAAAGGCTATGAAGAAGAGTAGTACTTACGCCTCGCCTTTTAGAGAGCCCGAACAGGTGGAACCGGGCAGGAACTGAGCGTTAGGAATGGACTTTGGAGCCCTGCTTTTGAACCTATTTAAGGTGTAGGAAGCAGCGTCATTCATGCGTTAAATGAAGGGGTTATCCTAGTAAAGTTAGTTGCTTAGGATAACTTCTTTGAGCAGATTTCTTATTTTAAGAAATAATAAGGGTGGTATCGCGGTCCTGTCGTCCCTTACGACGGGGCCGCGTTTTTTTGTGCTTTATCAAGTAAATTTAATAGAAGAGGTGACAAGATGTCCATCATTTTCTCAGGCATTCAGCCAACAGGGGTTCCCACACTTGGAAATTATCTTGGGGCCTTAAAAAACTTTACACTCCTCCAAGAAAACAATGAGTGCTATTTCTGCATCGTCGACCAGCACGCGATTACTGTTCCGCAAGATCCAAAAGCTTTAAGAGAAAATACGCGCAGACTAGCGGCCCTCTACATTGCTTGCGGAATTGATCCCGAACGTTCAGTCCTATTTGTTCAATCCGAGGTTCCGGCCCATGCACAGCTGGGATGGATGCTCCAATGTGTCAGCTACATCGGCGAATTAGAGCGCATGACCCAATACAAAGACAAATCTAAAGGTAAAGAAGCCGTGTCGGCGGGTTTATTGACTTACCCTCCACTCATGGCAGCCGATATTCTTTTGTACGGAACAGAAATCGTTCCTGTTGGCGAAGATCAAAAACAGCACCTTGAATTGACAAGAGATCTAGCTGAACGATTTAACAAGCGCTATAAAGAAATCTTTGCGGTTCCAGAACCTTATATTCCAGAAGTTGGCGCTCGCATTATGTCTCTTGTAGAGCCAACCAAAAAAATGAGTAAATCTGATGACAACACCAAATCTTTTATTTTGCTTCTTGATGACTTAAAGCAGGTTGAGAAGAAGATTAAAAGCGCCACAACGGATAGTGATAATGCCATTCGCTATGACAAAGAGAATAAACCAGGCATTTCTAATCTAATGTCTATTCTTTCTCTCTGCTCTGGTCAATCCCTTGAGCAGATTGAGAAAGACTTTGAAGGGCAAGGCTATGGGGCTTTTAAGCAAACAGTAGCCAATGCCGTAGCCGAGACTTTAAAACCCATTCAAGACAGATATAACGCTCTAATTGATTCCGACTATCTTGACGAAGTGCTTGATAAAGGCGCAGAAAAAGCCAATCAGACCGCTCAAAAGATGTTGAAAAAGGCGGAAAATGCAATGGGACTCGGAAGAAAAAAACGGTGAAATTTAAACCTTTTTTAAACAAAGGCTCATACTAAAAAGAAGACGCTCACCTAAATGAGCGTCTTCTTTTCTAACTTCAAAGAATGCTATTCACCTTTTCAGAGCCTCTTCTTCTACTAGTTCACTTTAGAAACATGTTCGAGTTCCCAGATTTTCTCAAAATAGGGTTGACCTTTAATAAGCCGCTCACAGAGGTCCTGATGCTTATCAGACCAACCTTCTTTAATGGATTCAAACAGGCGATCCCAGGCTTCTTGGAATTCTAATGTTCTGCTTTCAAGATAATTTTTTGGAAACCATTCGGTATACCAATAACGCATCTCTTCAATATTTCCAGATGTTTTCAGCTGATCTAAAGCCATGAAAAGAATTTGCTTAAGCTGCCGTTCCTTCCTTGTCAGTCCTCTCATCCAATTCGGATGCGGTGAAAGAATATGATATTCTTTTTCCGAAACGGGTTCCCAATGATAATAAGAGGTTTCTAATTCCTCGGCTTTTTCCAAGATCATTTTTTCCTGTCTTGGAATCATACGACTTTTTCGAATTGGAATGGTGTAACCCAATGTATCCACTACGATATGGCGTTTTCCATCGGTTGCGATAAAGGCGTATTCAATCACTTCTCTTTGATTGTTTTTCCTTATGTAACTTTTATTTCGAACATCTTCTAATAGACTAGGCGGAAGATCAGTTAAATCATTTTCAATCCGTTCAAACAGTTTGGGCTCGACCTTGATCAGTGGCGCCTGGTCTAATAGTTCAATAAAATCATGCTTCCGCCATTCATGAAAGTCGCAGACATTATAACCATTTTCTTCGCCTTCGAACCAATTCACCCATACATCTCCTATGAGTTCCATGATGATCTTCCCTCGCTTTTAAATATTTGCCAACAGTATGGTCAGAAAGTCATGGAAATATTCCTAAGGTCTGTTTATTGTTGTTAATATATCCTATATATTCCTTTAAATAGACGGGAAATAAAGGGAGAGCCACATCAGCAATAGCCCCCCTACAAAGAGGTAACTTTCGGGTCTATGTACAACAAAATGGAAATAGTCTACGGCAGTATGCCCCATTGTTAATAAATTCAAAAAAGCAATCAGAGTCACTCCTCCAGCAACAGCTAGGCCAAAGCCAATAAATAAAAACAGGACACGGACAATCATTTGTCCCTCTCCTTTCCATACCTTCATGCGCAGGCGGCTTGTCCGTTTCTTAATTATCCCTATGCTTAAAAAGGCGTCAGTATGAAAGAGATAAACAAAAAAGACATAGAATTGGATGACCAGAAGGAGAAAGGACTGACACATCGATCAATTAGGCGTAACCTAGATTCCCTATTCCGCCCCACCGCACACAGCAAGTTCCGCCAGTAGATATGCAACGAGGATGTTTTCTAATCAAAAAAGCGCCCCAATATGGGAGCGCTTTTTGATTCATTCTCTTAGGCTTCGTAACGCTTGAAGACAAGTGTAGCGTTGTGACCGCCAAAACCAAATGAGTTGCTCATCGAAACATTAACCTCATGCTTACGAGCTTCATTTGGCACATAATCCAAATCACATTCTTCATCTGGCGTTTCATAATTAATGGTTGGTGGGACAATATTGTTCTCAATTGACTTTATAGCAAAGATCGCTTCAACACCGCCAGACGCACCAAGTAAATGGCCTGTAGCCGATTTGGTTGAACTCATTGGAATTTTATAAGCCTGCTCACCAAATACCGTTTTAACAGCGGCTGTTTCATTGCCATCATTCAATGGGGTACTTGTCCCATGTGCATTAATATAATTCACATCGTCTGGTGACAAACCAGCATCGTCTAGTGCCATCTTCATAGAACGCGTTGCTCCCGGACCGCCTGGTTCAATCGCAGTTATATGATAAGCATCACCTGTTGAGCCATAGCCCATAACTTCTGCATAGATATGGGCCCCGCGTGCAAGAGCCGAATCCAATGCTTCAAGCACAAGAATGCCTGCTCCCTCTCCCATTACGAAACCATCGCGATTTTTATCAAATGGCCGCGATGCCGTCTTAGGATCCGGATTGAACGACAAGGCTTTCGCAGAGCTAAATCCAGCAAAAGACATATGAACAAGCGGTGCCTCAGCCCCTCCAGAAATAATAATATCGTTATCACCACGCTGGATTGCTTTGAAGGCATCTCCGATCGAGTTCGTACCCGTTGCACAAGCTGTAACTGTACAAGAGTTAATGCCCTTTGCTCCAAGCTGAATGGAGACTTGCCCTGAAGCCATATCCGGAATCATCATTGGCACAAAGAACGGTGAAACGCGTCTCCAGCCCTTTTCAAGCCCTGTACGGAATTGCTCTTCATACGTTTCCATTCCGCCAATCCCAGAGCCAATCCATACACCGACTCGATAAGCATTTTCTTCATTGATAGTTAAGTTTGCATCTTCTACCGCCATTTTGGCAGCTGCGACGGCATATTGAGTAAAGCGATCCATCCGTCTTGCTTCTTTTTTTTCTATAAAATCCCCTGGATTAAATCCTTTTACTTCCCCTGCAACCTTCGCAGGAAAATCATCGGGGTTGACTCGGGTGACTACATCGATCCCTGATTTCCCTGCTAGGAGATTATCCCAAGTTGTTCCCACATTAAGGCCTAAAGGTGTTACAGCACCCATGCCAGTCACGACAACACGACGTTTCATGACGAAAGTTCTCCTTTCCATGACCTGAACAAAATAAACTTACAACACGACGTTCAATAAAAAATAAAGAGATAAATGCGTATTATATCTATTGTATATTACCTCATTCTTACGAAAAAGAGCAAACTATTTTCCCCATCTAAGGGTTAAGGCTCCCCATGTGAGGCCGCCTCCAAAGCCAACGAGCACCAACAAATCATTGTCTTTTATTCGCCCTGACTCAACTGCATCACAGAGGGCGAGAGGAATCGAAGAAGAGGACGTGTTTCCATATTTGTGAACCGTTTTAATCATCTTTTCCTCAGGTAATTCGAGACGTTCTCGAGCAGCCTCCATGATCCGGATGTTCGCTTGATGCGGGATTAAATGGTCGATATCCTCTTTCGCTAACCCAGCTTTTTCAACGACATTCACCGAGGAATCACCCATTTGACGAACCGCAAATTTAAAGACTTCACGACCGTTCATGTAAATGTGTGGTCCATCTTGAAACAGTTCTTTGGCTTTGGTGCCATCGGAGCCAAGTTCAAAGGATAAAATTCCTTTTCCTTCTGATACTTTCCCAATGACAGCTGCACTGGCAGCATCACCGAACAAGACCGCTGTGTTACGGTCTTCCCAATTCGTTATTTTAGAGAGCTTTTCCACACCAACAACTAATATATTCTTATATACATTCGTTTCAATAAATTGTTTTGCCGTTACCATCCCGTAAATAAACCCAGCACAGGCTGCACTTATATCCATTGCCGCCGCCTTGGTTGCTTGAAGCTTTCCTTGAATCAGGCTTGCTACAGACGGGAATCCATAATCCGGGGTGACCGTAGCCACCAATATTAAATCGAGATCTTGACCCGTTAATCCTGCATCTTCCAAAGCTTGTTTTGCGGCTTCATAGGCCATATCAGAAGTATTGGTTTGATCATCTGCAATGCGGCGTTCCTCAATCCCAGTCCGAGTGCGAATCCACTCATCAGATGTATCCACTAATTTCTCAAGATCGAAGTTAGTTAACACTTTATCTGGCACATATTTCCCGATTCCAATAATCCCTACACCCATGTTTCTAGCCCCTCTCAATGTATATGTCAACAAAAATTATTATCAAATATTAAGACTTGGTGCTAAATCAGTTTAATATATCCTTTATCAGTTGTAAAGGGTTCCTTTAGACTTAAACCTATGGCCTGCCTCAAAATTAAAGTTAAAATAGACAGATCCCCTACACAGTAGTATATGGCAAACATAAACTATTAACAAAACAGACTTTAAAGGAGGGGTTTTGTTATGGTAAGTCCAAATCGTCCTGCACAATCCAATTTTGCTCCACCACAAGGCCCATTTCCCCTTCGCGTTTGGGGTCAAGGAATGGGGCAAAATGGAATGCCTTATCAACCTTTTGGTCAGCAACCATTTATGCCGCCGCAAATGGGGATGGCGCCTATGAATCAGATGCCTTTTCAAGGTCAGATGTCCCAAAACTTTCAAAATGGGCCAATCAATCATCCATTCCTCGACCAAAACGGCAATTTTGATATAAATAAACTAATGGGCCATGCTGATAATATTAACAAATTTATTAACACTGCTAAACCCATGATGAAGCAATTGTCACCTCTTTTTAATATGTTCAGGGGCCAATAAAGGTTCATAGGGATAGGTTTCACTAGGCGTATAGGAAACGTTTGGCAGAAAAACGCTCATCTGGTGAAATTTATCCTTTTTAACCCTTCTCTAATTATTCGTCCACTTTATTTAAAATGAGACGGCTGTTACTCGGCTTTTCATCCTCTCCATTCCCCTCATCTGGAACGACCATCTCGTAAAAATGAATGCCAGCCTTCCTTTTTTGACCAATCAATTTGAGGATCTGTTCTGCAAAAATCGGTCTTAGTTCCTGTTGCGTGGCTAAAAGACGAGTTAAAGGAGCCCGAATAATTGCCAAGGTTAAGTCTTTTCTTTTCTCTAAAGTCTGGTTTATTTTGTCTTGAAACCTTCTCTCAATCTTCGTGATAGGGGACTGTTCCTTCTCTTCTTCCCCTTCTTCGTCAGCTCTTATTAATAAAATGGTTTTAATCGGATGATCCTTAATCAAAGAATCCAGCTTTAAGAGAAGATCTTCCTCTGTTTCAGC
This region includes:
- a CDS encoding ABC transporter permease — protein: MIRYIAGRIGYLIVTLIIIAAITFLMMELLPGSPFNSQKLTTEQIAILKHNYHLDDPIPVQFMTYMGNMLHGDLGVSFAQNGRPVTQILSTKIGPSALIGLEAVIVGSIIGLLLGIIAALKRNSWADYLSNFISVIGISIPSFVFAGLLQYWIGVKLQWLPIAFWGGPKYQIMPAFALAVGVIATIARFMRTEMLDVLGQDYIVTAKAKGMTSASVIFKHTIRNAMIPIITILGPLVVNIMTGSLVIENIFAIPGIGAEFVDCITQRDYPMIMGTTLMYTLLFLVVVLVVDLLYGVIDPRIRLGGGRSE
- the opp3C gene encoding oligopeptide ABC transporter permease, with amino-acid sequence MTVEKDKLSKDLFTPADFSSDDKDLVSRPSIGFWKDAWIRLSKNRAAIVGLVVILFIVVMALIGPHMNKWGYNDQSLMRQNLPPKVHGLGWLGFTGKDGSGTDQYAASHVKDNFWFGTDSLGRDQWTRIWKGTQISLIIALVASIGDCLIGVAYGGISAYYGGRIDSIMQRFIELLIGIPNLILLILLILWLQPGMKSIILALIISGWTGMARLVRGQILKLKNQDFVLAARTLGSADQRIIWKHLIPNVLGQIIITLMFTIPSAIFFEAFLSYIGLGIAAPQASLGSLNQSGFQNLQIYPYQALFPALIISILMISFNLLADGLRDAFDPKMRK
- a CDS encoding peptide ABC transporter substrate-binding protein: MRGKSKWSLVLVLVLALSMVLSACGSSKKSDNKSSSDKGSSSADSNYTQVINFATTEDIPTLDTAVANDQVSFQVAGQVYEGLYTIDDNNNLVPALAVGDPTITKDSAGNSVYTFKLQPNAKWSNGDPVTAKDFVYAWQDVVNPKTKNVTYSYLFPTLGVLNSEDIMAGKKPVTDLGVKAVDDHTLQVTLTHQVPFYKSLFAMATFYPKDQKFVEAQGKDYGLSADKAVYNGPYVLSSWQLGAGWTYKKNPNYWDAKDVQVSQINEKVVKDEQAQINLYNGGQIDAVVLTGDYVNKYKSSPEFHQTLGTSVYYLKFNEQNKYLKNPDIRKAISMAWDRQPFLSKLVNDGSIDATGLVPKGFYKTQDGQDFREENGSLQDYDLAQAKKYWKKGLKELGVSKINLEILAYDTDTYKNEISYIQDQLQTNLPGLTVSVNQQEFKVMLDKESSMKYDIVTAGWGPDYQDPMTFLDMFTTGNGNNQMGYSNKQYDALIKDAQNTTDLKKRDQDMLDAEKILIQQDGALGLMYQQGGATLVKPYLVNFKLHPFGFDYSYKYMSVKKH
- a CDS encoding YppG family protein, translating into MVSPNRPAQSNFAPPQGPFPLRVWGQGMGQNGMPYQPFGQQPFMPPQMGMAPMNQMPFQGQMSQNFQNGPINHPFLDQNGNFDINKLMGHADNINKFINTAKPMMKQLSPLFNMFRGQ
- a CDS encoding beta-ketoacyl-ACP synthase III, whose amino-acid sequence is MGVGIIGIGKYVPDKVLTNFDLEKLVDTSDEWIRTRTGIEERRIADDQTNTSDMAYEAAKQALEDAGLTGQDLDLILVATVTPDYGFPSVASLIQGKLQATKAAAMDISAACAGFIYGMVTAKQFIETNVYKNILVVGVEKLSKITNWEDRNTAVLFGDAASAAVIGKVSEGKGILSFELGSDGTKAKELFQDGPHIYMNGREVFKFAVRQMGDSSVNVVEKAGLAKEDIDHLIPHQANIRIMEAARERLELPEEKMIKTVHKYGNTSSSSIPLALCDAVESGRIKDNDLLVLVGFGGGLTWGALTLRWGK
- a CDS encoding DUF3603 family protein — its product is MELIGDVWVNWFEGEENGYNVCDFHEWRKHDFIELLDQAPLIKVEPKLFERIENDLTDLPPSLLEDVRNKSYIRKNNQREVIEYAFIATDGKRHIVVDTLGYTIPIRKSRMIPRQEKMILEKAEELETSYYHWEPVSEKEYHILSPHPNWMRGLTRKERQLKQILFMALDQLKTSGNIEEMRYWYTEWFPKNYLESRTLEFQEAWDRLFESIKEGWSDKHQDLCERLIKGQPYFEKIWELEHVSKVN
- a CDS encoding DUF3899 domain-containing protein, which encodes MNQTNLKWTLYSFAGCLLLSLIFQFYMYKNVFNLTDLINDLFLAGLTFFCIGGFMFVIQSGFFDVPVNSIKMFWRSVSKLGRWIRDNEGDEDQPLYDYGKRKSRHPFALSSALIGLFFCLLSFALSLSL
- the trpS gene encoding tryptophan--tRNA ligase, whose translation is MSIIFSGIQPTGVPTLGNYLGALKNFTLLQENNECYFCIVDQHAITVPQDPKALRENTRRLAALYIACGIDPERSVLFVQSEVPAHAQLGWMLQCVSYIGELERMTQYKDKSKGKEAVSAGLLTYPPLMAADILLYGTEIVPVGEDQKQHLELTRDLAERFNKRYKEIFAVPEPYIPEVGARIMSLVEPTKKMSKSDDNTKSFILLLDDLKQVEKKIKSATTDSDNAIRYDKENKPGISNLMSILSLCSGQSLEQIEKDFEGQGYGAFKQTVANAVAETLKPIQDRYNALIDSDYLDEVLDKGAEKANQTAQKMLKKAENAMGLGRKKR
- the fabF gene encoding beta-ketoacyl-ACP synthase II, whose translation is MKRRVVVTGMGAVTPLGLNVGTTWDNLLAGKSGIDVVTRVNPDDFPAKVAGEVKGFNPGDFIEKKEARRMDRFTQYAVAAAKMAVEDANLTINEENAYRVGVWIGSGIGGMETYEEQFRTGLEKGWRRVSPFFVPMMIPDMASGQVSIQLGAKGINSCTVTACATGTNSIGDAFKAIQRGDNDIIISGGAEAPLVHMSFAGFSSAKALSFNPDPKTASRPFDKNRDGFVMGEGAGILVLEALDSALARGAHIYAEVMGYGSTGDAYHITAIEPGGPGATRSMKMALDDAGLSPDDVNYINAHGTSTPLNDGNETAAVKTVFGEQAYKIPMSSTKSATGHLLGASGGVEAIFAIKSIENNIVPPTINYETPDEECDLDYVPNEARKHEVNVSMSNSFGFGGHNATLVFKRYEA